From the genome of Anopheles funestus chromosome 2RL, idAnoFuneDA-416_04, whole genome shotgun sequence:
TCGTGCCAACGCTGGGGATCGAAAAGGGTTTTGTACGGTTCGATTTCGGTGCTCACCGGAAACGCGAGCAGTGCCATACACTGGCGGATCTCCTTCAGTTGTTCGTGCTCGAACGCAGGGAAATACTTCTGTGCGTGACGCACCGCCAACAGTCGTTTATCTTCACGGATCAGTTCGACGAACTCTTGAACGCGCAACTGAAACTCGATCGTGGAGTTTATCTTCTTCAGCTTCGACTTGTTATCGTTGCACCAGGCAATACACTTTAGCGTGCAACGATTCACCAGATCGCGCTCTACCTCGCGCGTCACCTGGAAGATGTCCAGGTTGGTTAGGTCACGGATGCCACTACGTTCGGCTAACCGTTCTGCGGTGTCGTAGTATCCGAGACGCAGAAAATGCTCCACAATCATCCGATCGAGACGTATCTTCTTCCACTGGTTCGTGGCAGCTGCTTGCAGCTCTAGTGTCGTCGCATCGACTGGCGGGTTCACGTTTTGCTTCAAATGCTCCAACCGGCGCTTGCAGACATATCCGGCTGACAGTTCCTCGGAAATGCTTTCCTCAGCTTTACGCTTTAGAACCTGCAGTCGCTCGACTACTCCTCCCAGCAGACGAGATATCTCTGTACTGTCGGATCCTTCCGTGAGACCCTTCTCCAGTTCCGAGGCCACATTTTGTATCTGGCTTAATTCGCGGTCCAAAGTTTTTTGGGCAATTCGGAAGCGCttgttcaaaatttcatacggTACCTGTAAAAGACAGACACATCGCAATTCTTTAATAACAGCAGTGCAAGCAATAAGGGAACAGTGTGGCAGGAAACAATTAATCATGTACTTCATCACTCAACTATTCCATCTAAACAAACGAACAGCTGACACCAACCTCCGGGAGAAGGGTGCGGTTTGCGGATAATCAGAGGGTGCAAGGTAAAGGTAGTTAACGAAGTAGgcttgggccaaaaatggaacgaagattaaaattgcatttgaCAAGTGCAGAGTCGTCCTGCATGAACCATTTTGTTTCCCCACCCAACCCTAAACAGCTTTACCAACCCAAATGAAATATGTAGATCCATTTTGTAGCAGATGCAACCATTGCTGTAGCTCACTATTGCGACGCAAATGTAGTGATACCATTTTGGATCTCGTTCGTTAAACACCAGAAAAAAGTAGCATCGAAAACAGGAGAAATAATTACCTTTAGCGTTGGATGTTCCATTGCACGGATTTCGGCCATTCCACCTTGCAGATAATGCCGTTCGTAGAGATTGCGTTGTGTTTGCTAAAGAAAACTTCCACCCTAGACGTCACTGCTGTACGTGCCTTGCAACAATGGTGGCAATGAAACCACCCAAATCAGAACGATGCACCAAAGATATTGCGTTTGTGTTTCCTGTCGATTGTCTCCAACTACATCTCATTCTAGACACTGTAATGAGGGCTGGTACTTTGGAGGAAGCAACCGTGGTAATTTGTCGATCACTACGTTATGGGTACACTATCGAAAGGAAGGATGGAAAGTAAAGTTTCGCTACACCGAAACCCCTACGTTTACTGCTTTTCTcgcgatggtttttttttttttgtgtgtgccttCTGTCTTCAATACCACAGCTTCTTTCTATgccacaacaacaatatcGGTCATTTCAACCACACAAGCAGTCGCTagcgagcgagagaaagagatgacAAGAGGCGACAGTTG
Proteins encoded in this window:
- the LOC125760809 gene encoding E3 ubiquitin-protein transferase MAEA, whose translation is MAEIRAMEHPTLKVPYEILNKRFRIAQKTLDRELSQIQNVASELEKGLTEGSDSTEISRLLGGVVERLQVLKRKAEESISEELSAGYVCKRRLEHLKQNVNPPVDATTLELQAAATNQWKKIRLDRMIVEHFLRLGYYDTAERLAERSGIRDLTNLDIFQVTREVERDLVNRCTLKCIAWCNDNKSKLKKINSTIEFQLRVQEFVELIREDKRLLAVRHAQKYFPAFEHEQLKEIRQCMALLAFPVSTEIEPYKTLFDPQRWHDLVLHFRLENYRLFQLPAQSVLSVAVQAGISALKTPQCYSYTSKNMNCPVCQENVNEIAENLPFSHCAQSRLICRITGKPLNEHNLPMMLPNGQIFGQQAIEQMRRENDMLVCPKTNETFRSPKIEKVFVM